ACTAATTTGCTAAATAATGTTCTGGCATCTGGACCGTGATCACTTCGCCTTTAGCACAGACCTCCCCTTTAGCGGAAAGCGTTACTAAAACGACGACTTTTCGGCCTTTGATCTCTTTGACCTGAGCGCGGAGCTCCAAAGTGCAATCGATAGGGGTGGGGCGCAAATAATCTACCTTCAGCGATGCAGTTAGAAATCTAAATGGGGGATCAGTATCCATGGAACGACCGGCTGCTTTGTATGCTGCAGCTGCGGCGGTACCT
The DNA window shown above is from candidate division KSB1 bacterium and carries:
- a CDS encoding PaaI family thioesterase; this translates as MGEKAFQDYYPDELARCYGCGRLNEHGLQIKSYWEGDEAVCRFTPKPYHTAIPGYVYGGLIASLIDCHATGTAAAAAYKAAGRSMDTDPPFRFLTASLKVDYLRPTPIDCTLELRAQVKEIKGRKVVVLVTLSAKGEVCAKGEVITVQMPEHYLAN